In the genome of Kazachstania africana CBS 2517 chromosome 6, complete genome, the window AAcaacgaagaagaagacttggaagaagaaaaagatacAATATCTAATTGTTTAACGCAAGGCAATTTGTTTGAAAACTCAATTGATTTACTAAATGAGTGTCTGTCAAATGCCAACGACGACAAACAAAAGTTGTGTCAAATATACGCTTTAATTGGAGATAATTACCTGGAACTGGAAGACTTCAAGAACTGTGTCAACAGCTATGAAAAAGCGATTTCGTGCTTGAATCCAAAAGAcgatttgaagaagatcgTTGACTTACATTTGAGAGTTATTGATTCGTTGAAATGGGACTCTTCAAATGCAAAActcttgaagaaaaggatcAAGAAGACCCTCTCACTAATCAGTGACAAGCCTGCATACAAAGATACAGTACAACAGTTGAATGAAGAGCTAGACTCTCTTGACATGGAGAAAGTCGACATTAGAAAACAATTCCcagattttgataaaatcgTCAAGAGAGCCTTCAGCAACACGCTTGAATTCGACGAAAATGAAGACCTTCAAGAAGGGCAGTCCATCAACGACCTTTCATCGATGgtcaagaagaagaaatcaaagaagtAGCTCGTTCATATATGTGTATGTGTATTCTGCTATTTACGTGGTCTttgtatataatttttcaagaatatttaaagGATAAGAAAGGGATATCTGgagaaaaaacaaaaattgttaaCACATCACAAGACTTGAATCAGCTAAAAACATCAGAATAAGATGACTTCAAAAGGCTCTAATCCTAAGCTACAGAAGAAGACTAAACCAATGGAAGAACTAATGCGTTTGTCCAAGACTTTGCAGTTCAATTGGTTCATTGGTCATTCTATTGTGTTCTTCTCTGCCATTTGGTAtcttttcagtttcaaCCCATTCTTTTACCGTTTGGCTTATGTTGGTGTCACTTTATCTTTTGGTATAATTACGTACCAGCAATATTTTCTCAAATCAATTCCAAAGACTGCTCAAACTTTGTTGcatgatgaaaatattctttattttgTCATGTCAATCTTCTGGTTATTTACTCCAATTTTCAGTATTTCTCTATTACCTTACTTATCATTCTCCATCtttcattctttgaaatatgttACCAATGTCTTATTACCAACTGTTTGGAAGTTCAATGCAGAAGACAAGATCATTACTGTTTtgagaaatttcattactGATTACAATGAGAAGTGTATGTACTGGGTTGGTACCACCGAGATTATTACTTTTATtatcttatttttcaaagcaaTCTTATTTTACAGAAGATCATGGATTCTATTGGTTGTATATACTCTTTTCATCAAGATTAGATACGAAGTATCCAAATATTCGAAGACTGCTTTCGCTCAATGGAGAGTTAGATTAGACGGCTTAATTTCTCATCCTTCTGTTCCAATTCCAGTTAAGAAAGGTTATGACTGTTTTAAGActaatttgatcaaattttcaaattttaagatCACTCAAGCCGCCGGTGCTGAACCAGCAGCCactgaaa includes:
- the HIF1 gene encoding Hif1p (similar to Saccharomyces cerevisiae HIF1 (YLL022C); ancestral locus Anc_4.37), yielding MNTAQLDVVKKAEATEDHGEAATLYIGLLNDLDSTSTEYFDTLFKLARELYQHGVKTSDILPMDDEDFSSGEEEGEEEEEEEEQEEEEEEEEEEEEEEEEKEETNINTRLYQFNNEEEDLEEEKDTISNCLTQGNLFENSIDLLNECLSNANDDKQKLCQIYALIGDNYLELEDFKNCVNSYEKAISCLNPKDDLKKIVDLHLRVIDSLKWDSSNAKLLKKRIKKTLSLISDKPAYKDTVQQLNEELDSLDMEKVDIRKQFPDFDKIVKRAFSNTLEFDENEDLQEGQSINDLSSMVKKKKSKK
- the POM33 gene encoding nucleoporin POM33 (similar to Saccharomyces cerevisiae YLL023C; ancestral locus Anc_4.36) gives rise to the protein MTSKGSNPKLQKKTKPMEELMRLSKTLQFNWFIGHSIVFFSAIWYLFSFNPFFYRLAYVGVTLSFGIITYQQYFLKSIPKTAQTLLHDENILYFVMSIFWLFTPIFSISLLPYLSFSIFHSLKYVTNVLLPTVWKFNAEDKIITVLRNFITDYNEKCMYWVGTTEIITFIILFFKAILFYRRSWILLVVYTLFIKIRYEVSKYSKTAFAQWRVRLDGLISHPSVPIPVKKGYDCFKTNLIKFSNFKITQAAGAEPAATEKKNDHIYIYIYIYNSSLFLSWDLF